Below is a genomic region from Amycolatopsis sp. 195334CR.
GGCGGCGCTGTCGTTGTTCTCGATGAGGTTGCCCTCGATGAGGAAGTCGTTGTTGTTCGTGTCGGCCCAGAGCCCGGTGCCGCGGTTGTCGTGGACCCAGTTTCCGCGGACGTCGGCGCCGTTGACCGACCAGAACTTGATCCCGCCGGTGCAGCCGCAGCCGTCGATCCGGCTCTCCCAGTCACCGGTGTTGTTGCCGGTGATCTCGTTGCCCTCGACGACGAGCCCGGTGATCGTGTTGCCCGCCGAGTACGCGTTCATCCCGTACTGGCCGTTGCGCCGCAGGCAGTTGCCGCGCACCTGCTGCCGTGCGCCCGCCATCAGCGCGGCGCCGTCGTTGTCCTGCACGGCGTTGTGCTCGATGATCCAGCCGTCGGCCGAATCGTGGTTGACCACGCCTTCGTCGTGCGGGGCCGCGAACCCCCGCACGACGAGGTACTGGATCTTGACGTCGGTGGCGTCGCCGGAGAAGGCGTACTGGTTGAGCTCGCGGCCGTCGAGCACGGCGCCCGGCCCGCCGACGTAGGTGTTGCCCGGCTTCGGGGTGACCTGGTCGTACCGGTCGTCGCCGAGCCGGTGCGTGCCGGGAGCCAGCCAGAACGTGGTGCCCGCCGGGCTGGACCGCGTCCGGGCGGCGAGGTCGCCCGGCACGGCCGGGTCGATCCTCACCGCCCCCGCCGGTGCTTCCGCCGGGCCCGCCGGGAGCTTGTCGCACACCTGCGCGACCGCGCCGGCCGGGGCCTGCGCGGGATCCGGTGCCCTACCCGCGTCGCCGTCCGGTTCGGCGGTGCAGGCCACGAGCAGCACGGAACCGGCCAGCGCTGCTCTCGCGGCCTGGCGGCGGTGACGCGGTCGGGTGGTCACGACGGTGGGTCCTCCCCCACGCGATCGAAGGTGAGCACGGTGGTCAGTGCGCTCTCGGCGGTCCCGGTGCCGAGCAGGGTCCACGTCGGTTCGCGGCGGCCGAACCCGGCCGAGTACCAGCCGAGCGGCGGGGTGAGATCGCCACGATGCGCCGACCACCTCAGCTGCGGCGGCAGTGCCACCGAGGCGCTGCGGGCCTGGCCGTCGACCGTCCAGGACAGCGTGGCGGTTTCGTCGGAAAGCTCGACCTGGACGGCTGGGCCGAAGTGGAACGCGAGCCGGGCGGGCCGCGCCTGGCCGGAGCGGACCTCGTCGACGATGTGCAGCTTCGAGCCCTCCAGTTCCACCGTGCGCCGGTGGATCGCCGGTGCGTAACCGTCGTGCTCCGCGCTCCACCGCGAGGGCGTGCCCACCGCGAGCACCCGGGTGGTGGCGTGCCTGGTCCAGAGGAACGGGCCGCCGGAGACGGACTGGTCGGTGCCGCCGAGTTCGAGGGTGTTGTGCGCGGCGGTGGACCGGAAGTACGTCCGCCACTTGGGTTCGCCGTGGTAGCAGTAGGTGCCCGGATCGGCCAGGATGTCGACGCCGTCGTGCCGGACCTCGACCGACAGCGCGTCGGCGTGGGCGTGGGCGGCGATGGACAGGAAGCCGTGCGGCCCGCCGTCGCAGCGACACCACAGGTCACCGTCCCGCAGGATGGTCATCCCGGCGTCGGGGAAGTCGTCGCGGCGGCGGACCGGGCGGACGGCGTCGACGTCGATGTCCCTGGCGAGCGCGGCGAGCAGCGGCGTCCGCACGTCGGGGGTGGCGACCTCGGGCCACCAGTCCAGCCGTCCGAAAAGGACCTCGCCGGTGTTGAGCAACGAAGCCCAGCGGCTGGTCTCAGCGCCATCGACGACCAGCCCGAACCCGTCGTCGGCGTCGCCCTGCCTCGGCGGCCGGAGCTTGCTGTCCACTATGGACGCCAGTGCGTCGGTCTTGCGGAGCAGCACCTGCCACGTCGACGCGGGAACCTCGACGCCGGCGGCCTCCGCCTCCAGCGCCCCGGCGAGGCCCAGCTCCAGCACCAGCCCGTGGTACTCGGTCGCCAGCTCCCGGTTGAGGCCCGAATCGAAGGTGTTGTGCCGCAGCATCCTGTCCAGCGAAGCCAGCGCCGACGCCCGCCACCCCGCCGATTCCGGGAACCAGCCGAACGCGCACGCGGCGGCGAGCTGCCCGGCGTCCTCGGCGATCACGTGGTTGTTCGCCGACGAACCCCGGCTCCCGAACGCGGCCAGCCAGCGCTGGTGGTGCCAGATCTGGTTCAGCGCCATCGGGTTGTCCTCGAACAGCAGGGGCACCCGCGCCCAGCCGTCGAGCAGCCGCCGGACCCACACCCAGGACAGCAGGCGGATCCCGAGCTCGATCCCGCTCACCCAGTGCACGCCGCGCATCGGCGGATTGGCCAGCCACCACGAATCCAGGTGCGCGGCGACGCGTTCGGCGTACCGGTCCTCGCCGGTCAGGGCGTACGCGGCGGCCAGCACGGTCAGGTGCTGGTGCCGCGACGGCTCCCAGATCTGCTTGATGTCGCCGACGGCCTCCTCGCTGCGGTACGGGATGTCGAAGGAGTACACATCGGACGGTGCCCGGCGCCCGGTCTTGGGGTCGTACGACCAGTCCGGCGCGACCAGGTCGTGGCGCTCGACGCCGAAGTACTCGGCGTGCCCGTCCATCAGCCGGTCCGCGGTCGCGAGCAGGGCCTTCACCGCGTCACCGGAAACGGAAGCGAGCGCGCTTTCCCCGAGCACCGGACCGAAGCGCCGGTCCGGCAGCCAGACCGCCCGCTCCCGCGCGACCGCGCGCCACCGGCGTTTGCGCACCACGTCGGTGACCCGACCGGCGATCTCGGCCGGGTCCATCCTGGACAGTCTGCGCAGGTACCAGCTCAGTTCCATCAGGCTTCCCCCGTGCCGATCCGCACCGGCGCGCCGGTCTCCAGGCTGCGGGTGACCGCGAAGGTGGCCAGCGTCGTCGAGACCAGCGACTCGACCGGCACCGGCATCGAGACCCCGGTCCGCAGCGCGGTGACGAACGCCTCCAGCTCGGCCGCCTGTCCCTTGTCCCGGCCCTGGGGCAGGCGCGAACTGACCCACTTCTTCCGGCCGAACACCGACGCCCGCGCGAAGTCGTCGAACTTCAGCACCTTGCCGTCGGCGGTGACGTCGATCGTCTCCTTGGGGAACGCCGGCGAGCCGCTGGTGGTGTACGCGATCGAGGCGGTCGAGCCGTCCGGGTAACGCAGCAGGATCTGCAGGTCCTGGTGGCCTGGTGTGGCGGTGGCGTACACCGAGACCGGGTCGGCCCCGAGCAGCCAGCTGACGGTGTCGACGAAGTGCCCGCCCTCACCGGCGAACCGCGAGCCCTCGCTGTCGGACTGGGTGTACCAGCTGTTCGCGTCCAGCCGTCCGGCGTTGACCAGGTAGCGCACCGACGCCGGGCCGATACGCGGGCCGAAGGTGCGCACCGCCTCGGTCAGCAACGGCGCGAACCGGCGGTTGAAGCCGACCTGCAGCCGGTTGTTGCCGGACTCCTCGATCGCGCCGAGCACGAGTGCGAGTTCCTTCTCCGACAGGGCCAGCGGCTTCTCGACGAACACGGCTTTCCCGGCCAGGAGCGCGCGCCGGGTCAGCTCGGCGTGGGAACTGTGCCGGGTGACGATGAAAACCGCGTCCACCGAGGGATCGTCGAGCACCGGGCCGAGGTCGGTGGAGGCGCGGGTGAAGCCGAACTTGCGTTTCGCGTTCGCCCCCGAGAGCGCGGAGGTGGTGACCACGTCCGAGAGGTCGACGCCGTCCATCCCGGCCAGGTGCGGCAGGAGCATCGACGACGCGTAGTTGCCCGCGCCGACGAACGCGACCTTCAATCCGCTCCGGGGAACCGCGCGGGCCGTCACCTGCTGCGGTACCGAAACCGACGCGACCTGCTCGAAGGTGTCGGCGGACCGCTGCTCGTACTCGAACAGCACGGCGACGGCCTTCAGCTCGCCCTCGTTCAGCTTCCGGTAGGTGTCCACGGCGTCGGAGAACGCCGCCACGTGCGAGATCAGCGGCTCGACGTCGAGCCGCCCGCGCCGCATCAGATCGACGACGCATTCGAGGTTGCGCCGCTCGGTCCAGCGGACCTGCCCGATCGGGTAGTCGCGGCCGTCGATCTCGTACTCCGGGTCGTAGCGGCCGGGGCCGTACGACCGGGAGAACCGGACGTCGAGTTCCTTTTCGTAGTAGGCGTTCCACGGCAGGTTCAGCGAGCACTTGCCGATGTCGACCACCCGGCCGCGGTCGCGGCTGAGCTTCGCGGCCAGCTCCACCGGCTCGTTCGTGCTGCCGCCCGCGGCGAGGTAGACCTGGTCGACGCCGTGGCCGCCGGTGATCTCCGCGACTGCGGCGTCGACCACTCCCGACCCGGGGTCGGCGCACCTGAGCGCGCCCAGCCGCTCGGCGAGTTCACACCGCGCGGGGTCGGGATCGACGCCGACCACCCGGACCCCGGTGGCGACGAGCAGCTGGACCACCAGCTGCCCGATCAGGCCGAGCCCGATCACCAGCGCGACGTCGCCGAGCTGGGGTTCGCCGCGCCGGACGCCCTGCATCGCGATGGAGCCGACCGTGCCGAACGCGGCGTGCCGCGGGTCGACCCCGCCGGGCACCCGCGTGTAGAGGTTCTTGGGCACCCAGTTCAGTTCCGAGTGCAGCGCGTGCTCGTTCCCGGCGCAGGCCACCAGATCCCCGACCGCCACGTCGTCGATGCCCGCGCCGACCTCTTCGACGACCCCGCACAGCGAGTAGCCCAGCGGGGTGTAGGAATCGAGCTTGTTCATCGCCTTGCGATAGGTGGCCGCCAGCCCGTTGGCGGCCACGCTCTGCACCACCTTCGCGACCTGGTCCGGGCGCGCCTTCGCCTTGCCCACCAGCGAAAGGCTCGCTTCGGACACCTTCATCATCTCGGTGCCGGTGGAGATCAGCGAATAGGCGGTGCGGACCAGCACACCACCCGGTTTGCCCGCCGGGACCGGGACGTCGAGGAGCGCCAGCTCCCCGCTCTTGTAGTTCTGCACTACCTGCTTCACGTCGCTCCTAAGCGCTCCGGGCCGAAACGGCACCGCGGTACCAGTACTCGAGGGTCAAGATGTGCCAGAGGTGCTTGCCCCGGTCCTGCTGCCCGGAGGCGTCCTCCTCGGCGAGCCGCCGCAGCGCGTCGCGGCGCAGGAAACCGGCCTTCACCAGTTCGCCTTCGTTGGTCACCTCACGCACCAGCGGCGCGAGGTCGCGGCTCATCCACGCCCGCAGCGGGGCGCTGAACAACCCCTTCGGCCGGTGCACGATCTCGGCCGGGAGGATCGACAGCGCGGCCTCCTTCAGCGCCATCTTCCCCTGCCGCTTCACGATCTTGCGGTCCCCCGGCAGCCGGAACGCCGCCCGCACCACCTCGACGTCGACGAACGGGGTCCGCACCTCGGTGGAGGCGGCCATGCTGGCGCGGTCGGTGTAGGCGAGGTTGAGCCCGGGCAGGAACAACCGCGAGTCGGCCAGGCACATGCGGTTGACGAAATCCGACAGCGTGTTGTCGTGGTAGGTGTCCGCGTGCTCGGTCAGCACTTCGTCGACCGCACCGGCGAGGTCCGGGTTCAGCAGACCGGCGATCTCGGCCCGGTCGTACATCGTGTAGCTGCGCCGGAACGCGGTTTCCTCGGGCAGTTCGGCGAAGGAGAGGAACCGCTTGGCGAACCGGACCGTCCGGAGCCCGCGCTTCGCCGTCGCCACCGGCAGTCTGTCCACAACGGACTCGATCGACCGGCGCACCGGGGCGGGCACCCGCTGGTACCGCACGGCGAGCTGGTTGGCCACGTGCTTGCGGTACCCGGCGAACAGCTCGTCGGCGCCCATGCCGGAGAGCATCACCTTGACCCCGGCCTCGCGGGCGGCGGTGCAGATCAGGTAGCTGTTGATCGCCGCCGGGTCACCGATCGGCTCATCCAGGTGGTAGGTCATCCGCGGCAGCAGGTCCAGCACCCGCGGCGCGATCTCGATCTCGTGCAGGTCGACCCCGAACCGGGCGGCCACCTTCTTCGCGTACGCCAGGTCGTCCGGCATCGCCTCGAACTTCGCGTCCTCGGCGCGGAAACCGATGGTGTACGCGGAGATCCCCGGCTGCTCGCGGGCGGCGAGCGCGGTCAGGTAGCTGGAGTCGAGCCCGCCGGAGAGAAAGGTCGCCACCGGCACGTCCGAGAGCAGGTGCTTGCGGGTGGAGTCCTCGATGACCGCGTTGAGGTCGAACACGCCGTCGTCGGCCGCACCTTCCTCGGCCACCTGGCGCAGCGACCAGAACGTGCCGCGGTCGCTCTCGCCGTTCGGGCGGAACCGCGCCCAGCTGCCCGGCGGCAGCTTCTCGGCCTCCCGGAACGCGCACCGGCTGTCCGGCACCCAGTAGTACAGCAGTGAGGCGACGAGCGCGGTGTCGTCGATGGTCAGCGACCCGCCGAGTTCGGTGGCCAGCGCCTTCAGCTCGGAGGCGAACACGACGCCCTGGCCGCGGTGCACCAGGAACAGCGGTTTGATGCCCAGCTGGTCGCGGACCAGCACCAGCTCGCCCGAGCGCTCGTCGAACACCCCGAAGGCGAACATGCCGCGCAACCTCGGCAGTCCGTCGATCCCCCACGCGCGCCACGCCTCCAGCAGGACCTCGGTGTCCGACGTCCCCCGGAACCGCACGCCGCCCGCTTCGAGTTCCGCGCGCAGTTCCGGCGCGTTGTACAGCTCCCCGTTGTAGGTCAGCGCCAGGCCGTTCTTGACCATCGGCTGCGCCCCGGTCTCCGAAAGGTCGATGATCGACAACCTGCGGTGTCCCAAGTGGACTTCACCGGCCCCGGCCCGGTGGTCGTAACGGCCTTCGCCGTCCGGGCCGCGGTGGGCGAGGGTCTTGGTGAGCCGATCGGTGAGCGGCCCCCCGTCGGGCCAGTGATAAGCGCCTGCGATGCCGCACATCTGCTTTCGCTCCCCATCTCTACCGGGCTCCGGCGTGGTCGTGGTCTTCGGGGCGCCGATACGGCATCGGCGGGCGGGTGCCGTTCAGGCCAGGCCCGGCCGGCCCGCGCCCGGCCCGGCCGCGCAGGGCGGTGTGCAGGCCGTCCCAGAGCGTGCCGTCGGTGTGGTCGCGGGGATCGGGATCCACCACGACCACCCCGATGATCGGGATCCGCCGGTCCGCGAGCTGCCGCGCGACGGTGTGCAGCCACTCGGTGCTCGCGTACCCGGCGCGGACGACGAGGATCGCCTCCGCACCGAGGAATTCGAGGTCGGTCCACGACGTCCCCGGCTCGATCGAACCGACGCCGACCCGGCGCCCGTCCGCCGGTGCGTCACCGCGGTCCAGCACCTCGACGGACCCGGCGAGCGCGCGGAGGTTCGCCCTGGGCAGGTCGTCGACGAGCGAGACGGGCCCGGATTCCGCGAGTTCACGGGCCAGGTCGGTGGCGAGCGCGGCGGTGACCCGCCGGGCGCCGAGATCGAGCAGCGACACCGAATCGCCGTTCTCCCGGACCGCCCTGGCCAGCGTGACCGCCACCCGCTGCCGCCGCCTGGCCGCCCGCGCCCGCAGGAGAACCCGGGGTGGCTTCGGCAACTGCGCGAGCACCGAGGCGCCGAGGTGTTCCGAGATCTCCCGCCGCAGCACCGGCCGGTCCCGCACCACGCTGGTCACGGCGGCGAGCGCCAGCCCGCCGAACAACCCGAGCGCGAACCCGATCCCGGCGTCGGTGGCCAGGGTCTTGAGCAGTGACCGCGGCAGGATCCTCGGCGCGTCCACGATCCCGGTGCCCGCGGCGACCTTGGGCGTGCCGATCCCCGCTTCCTGCGCACGGCCGTCGTAGTCGGAGATCTTCGAGGTCAGCTCCGCACGGCGCGCGTAGAGCCGTTCCAGCTGGGCCGGGTTGGCGTCGGCGCGCTTGGCTTCCTCGGCGACGATCTCCGATTCGATCGGCCCGAGTTCTTCCCGGGCCTTGTCCCGCTGGTCCAGCAGCGCCTTCTGTTCCGCGGCGGCGGCTTCCTGGTTGCGGGCGACGTACTCGGTGATGAAGGCGTCCGCGATCGCCTGTGCCCGGGCGATCGCTTCGTCGCCGGTCCCGCCCTTGACCGTCAGCTGCAGCACGTTGTTCGTCAGCCCCAGCCCCTCGTAGTCCTTGAGGAACTCCTCCGGCGCCTGCGGGCTGTTCAACCTCTGGAGCGCGTCCGCGGCGATCTTCGTGGTCTCCAGCACGGCGACGTCGGTGCGCATCAGCGTCCCGCTGTCGGTCGGCGAGTCGTCGGGGTGGATGACCAGGATCTTCGCCACGGCGGTCGGTGGAGCGGGCAGGAGCACCGCGACCAGGCCACCGGCGATCAACCCCAGCAACGCGGTGGCCAGCCAGAAGCGGCGGCGCCTGCGGACCGAGACGACCAGCCGCTGGAGGTCGATGAGCGGTTCGGCGCGGGTCACGGGGTGCCCGCCAGTGCTTCGGCCGGGGTTTCCGGGCGGGTGCGGGTCGGCCGGACCGGGCGGATCAGCGCGGCCCCCGCGACCGTGAGCCCGGCATCCGCGCAGGCTTCGGCGATCCCGACCAGCTCCCAGGCCGACCGCGAGCCGACGCTCACCACGACGAGCACCTCTTCGGCATCGGTGTCGCGGACGACGGGCCGGGTGGGGTTGACCGTCACCACGGTGGCGCGCGATCCGGCGAGCGCGGCGATCCGCTCGGCGGCCCGTTGCCCGGCGTGGTCCCCCTCGGCGGTGAGCATCAGCCGGCACCGCGGCGAAAGCCGGTCCACCAGCCGGTGGAAGTGGACGTGGTCGTCGATCTCGTCCGGGAAGACGTCGACGCGCGGCACGTTCCACGGCCGGTCGTCGTGCAGGAACTTCGCTCGCCGGGACGGTTCCGCGGCGGGTGGTTCGTCCACCACCTCGACGGTG
It encodes:
- a CDS encoding bi-domain-containing oxidoreductase, with the translated sequence MKQVVQNYKSGELALLDVPVPAGKPGGVLVRTAYSLISTGTEMMKVSEASLSLVGKAKARPDQVAKVVQSVAANGLAATYRKAMNKLDSYTPLGYSLCGVVEEVGAGIDDVAVGDLVACAGNEHALHSELNWVPKNLYTRVPGGVDPRHAAFGTVGSIAMQGVRRGEPQLGDVALVIGLGLIGQLVVQLLVATGVRVVGVDPDPARCELAERLGALRCADPGSGVVDAAVAEITGGHGVDQVYLAAGGSTNEPVELAAKLSRDRGRVVDIGKCSLNLPWNAYYEKELDVRFSRSYGPGRYDPEYEIDGRDYPIGQVRWTERRNLECVVDLMRRGRLDVEPLISHVAAFSDAVDTYRKLNEGELKAVAVLFEYEQRSADTFEQVASVSVPQQVTARAVPRSGLKVAFVGAGNYASSMLLPHLAGMDGVDLSDVVTTSALSGANAKRKFGFTRASTDLGPVLDDPSVDAVFIVTRHSSHAELTRRALLAGKAVFVEKPLALSEKELALVLGAIEESGNNRLQVGFNRRFAPLLTEAVRTFGPRIGPASVRYLVNAGRLDANSWYTQSDSEGSRFAGEGGHFVDTVSWLLGADPVSVYATATPGHQDLQILLRYPDGSTASIAYTTSGSPAFPKETIDVTADGKVLKFDDFARASVFGRKKWVSSRLPQGRDKGQAAELEAFVTALRTGVSMPVPVESLVSTTLATFAVTRSLETGAPVRIGTGEA
- a CDS encoding alginate lyase family protein, with the translated sequence MELSWYLRRLSRMDPAEIAGRVTDVVRKRRWRAVARERAVWLPDRRFGPVLGESALASVSGDAVKALLATADRLMDGHAEYFGVERHDLVAPDWSYDPKTGRRAPSDVYSFDIPYRSEEAVGDIKQIWEPSRHQHLTVLAAAYALTGEDRYAERVAAHLDSWWLANPPMRGVHWVSGIELGIRLLSWVWVRRLLDGWARVPLLFEDNPMALNQIWHHQRWLAAFGSRGSSANNHVIAEDAGQLAAACAFGWFPESAGWRASALASLDRMLRHNTFDSGLNRELATEYHGLVLELGLAGALEAEAAGVEVPASTWQVLLRKTDALASIVDSKLRPPRQGDADDGFGLVVDGAETSRWASLLNTGEVLFGRLDWWPEVATPDVRTPLLAALARDIDVDAVRPVRRRDDFPDAGMTILRDGDLWCRCDGGPHGFLSIAAHAHADALSVEVRHDGVDILADPGTYCYHGEPKWRTYFRSTAAHNTLELGGTDQSVSGGPFLWTRHATTRVLAVGTPSRWSAEHDGYAPAIHRRTVELEGSKLHIVDEVRSGQARPARLAFHFGPAVQVELSDETATLSWTVDGQARSASVALPPQLRWSAHRGDLTPPLGWYSAGFGRREPTWTLLGTGTAESALTTVLTFDRVGEDPPS
- a CDS encoding right-handed parallel beta-helix repeat-containing protein, with amino-acid sequence MTTRPRHRRQAARAALAGSVLLVACTAEPDGDAGRAPDPAQAPAGAVAQVCDKLPAGPAEAPAGAVRIDPAVPGDLAARTRSSPAGTTFWLAPGTHRLGDDRYDQVTPKPGNTYVGGPGAVLDGRELNQYAFSGDATDVKIQYLVVRGFAAPHDEGVVNHDSADGWIIEHNAVQDNDGAALMAGARQQVRGNCLRRNGQYGMNAYSAGNTITGLVVEGNEITGNNTGDWESRIDGCGCTGGIKFWSVNGADVRGNWVHDNRGTGLWADTNNNDFLIEGNLIENNDSAALVYETSYNAVIRTNTLRHNNRVDGRDYVDRGDSFPVASLYVSESGGEPRVPARTDKVEIAGNSFEHNWNGITLWENSDRFCNSPANTSSGTCTRLVPEPAQCAQPGIAAGPLNADCRWKTQRVEVHHNRFVLDPAVAGCEEGCARTAMLANFGTFPEWSPYQGEVVQHGITFTQQNRFHHNTYAGPWTFVAFEPSRVLGFGEWQGAPYRQDEGSQFSRAGGG
- a CDS encoding Wzz/FepE/Etk N-terminal domain-containing protein, with the translated sequence MTRAEPLIDLQRLVVSVRRRRRFWLATALLGLIAGGLVAVLLPAPPTAVAKILVIHPDDSPTDSGTLMRTDVAVLETTKIAADALQRLNSPQAPEEFLKDYEGLGLTNNVLQLTVKGGTGDEAIARAQAIADAFITEYVARNQEAAAAEQKALLDQRDKAREELGPIESEIVAEEAKRADANPAQLERLYARRAELTSKISDYDGRAQEAGIGTPKVAAGTGIVDAPRILPRSLLKTLATDAGIGFALGLFGGLALAAVTSVVRDRPVLRREISEHLGASVLAQLPKPPRVLLRARAARRRQRVAVTLARAVRENGDSVSLLDLGARRVTAALATDLARELAESGPVSLVDDLPRANLRALAGSVEVLDRGDAPADGRRVGVGSIEPGTSWTDLEFLGAEAILVVRAGYASTEWLHTVARQLADRRIPIIGVVVVDPDPRDHTDGTLWDGLHTALRGRAGRGPAGPGLNGTRPPMPYRRPEDHDHAGAR
- the asnB gene encoding asparagine synthase (glutamine-hydrolyzing); the encoded protein is MCGIAGAYHWPDGGPLTDRLTKTLAHRGPDGEGRYDHRAGAGEVHLGHRRLSIIDLSETGAQPMVKNGLALTYNGELYNAPELRAELEAGGVRFRGTSDTEVLLEAWRAWGIDGLPRLRGMFAFGVFDERSGELVLVRDQLGIKPLFLVHRGQGVVFASELKALATELGGSLTIDDTALVASLLYYWVPDSRCAFREAEKLPPGSWARFRPNGESDRGTFWSLRQVAEEGAADDGVFDLNAVIEDSTRKHLLSDVPVATFLSGGLDSSYLTALAAREQPGISAYTIGFRAEDAKFEAMPDDLAYAKKVAARFGVDLHEIEIAPRVLDLLPRMTYHLDEPIGDPAAINSYLICTAAREAGVKVMLSGMGADELFAGYRKHVANQLAVRYQRVPAPVRRSIESVVDRLPVATAKRGLRTVRFAKRFLSFAELPEETAFRRSYTMYDRAEIAGLLNPDLAGAVDEVLTEHADTYHDNTLSDFVNRMCLADSRLFLPGLNLAYTDRASMAASTEVRTPFVDVEVVRAAFRLPGDRKIVKRQGKMALKEAALSILPAEIVHRPKGLFSAPLRAWMSRDLAPLVREVTNEGELVKAGFLRRDALRRLAEEDASGQQDRGKHLWHILTLEYWYRGAVSARSA